In Triticum aestivum cultivar Chinese Spring chromosome 5B, IWGSC CS RefSeq v2.1, whole genome shotgun sequence, the following proteins share a genomic window:
- the LOC123110546 gene encoding protein FAR1-RELATED SEQUENCE 5 isoform X1 — protein MPPSPGADTQKFVMGDMVTELDEAGVRNAENSTEQREAYNVVDDEGSPVPLLMLPSGKIKYLTQEPVGNQSMTEGRLQPAGDNYQEPVGKQSMTEGTLQPAGDNDQDPSLDSIEKNTEGLLADGQDQQTNSVYHPLQQAEEENQLHDNVESNEMLRNYSSSETDSDSSSGSDSDSEVGKYFYPQIEQLEMAKQPEPGMKFETLEDAHRFYNTYALLTGFEAKRGTNYMRKKFHLICNRSGKSRATPDLQRKRKRKSIEKTNCQAKVIVKLTKGQWEFTTVRNEHNHPLCPSASLTKFYLSHKHISTEERSFLKVLQRTRIPPNKVMKIFRRMRGSFGSTPFKKKDGTNLLCAEQHRKENSDVGRMLMYFKEKELQDPSFQCMKQTDEDNIVRSVFWTDARSRMDYKIFGDFLLFDTTYTTDRHNMLFAPIIGINNHGRTLLLGCALLHDESAETYKWMFETLLHVMEDKMPVSIITNQDEAMAKAIGEVMPQVRHRLCKWDVLEKAQQNISAFIAESGNIKADLDSLVDNSLTEKEFEEGWDALIERYGASENEYLQILWQRRKNWVPVYFREDFYPFVQSHGCDKGMNLLFNDYVLSIDRIEKFIERYEEIHKNITKTDEEDRLQTGTVPLCFSLQPIEKHAADIYTRQIFLKVQRELLHSTAFNVQEVQRGAVYRLNKVFNYENPEFDRNNFEVQVESGTNAFKCQCAKFTRDGVLCCHIFRLFTQFGINQIPEQYIVPRWTEKFREEKEKQYKEKCSEQMDTTMRYTNFMTKMADLGKTICSDGAKYDAFMLEVDKIQENFATAQK, from the exons atgccGCCGAGCCCTGGTGCTGATACCCAGAAG TTTGTGATGGGAGACATGGTTACGGAATTGGACGAGGCAGGAGTAAGAAATGCAGAGAACTCCACGGAACAGAGGGAGGCATACAATGTAGTTGACGATGAAGGTTCCCCTGTACCTCTACTAATGTTGCCTAGTGGAAAG ATTAAATACCTAACACAGGAACCTGTTGGCAACCAATCAATGACAGAAGGAAGACTGCAACCAGCCGGTGATAATTACCAG GAACCTGTTGGCAAACAATCAATGACAGAAGGAACACTACAACCAGCTGGTGATAATGATCAG GACCCATCTTTAGATAGTATTGAAAAGAATACAGAAGGACTACTGGCAGATGGACAGGATCAACAAACCAACTCAGTTTACCATCCACTGCAGCAAGCCGAAGAAGAAAACCAGTTACATGATAATGTGGAAAGCAACGAAATGCTAAGGAACTATAGCAGCAGTGAAACTGATTCAGACAGCAGCTCAGGGAGCGACTCAGATAGTGAAGTCGGAAAATACTTCTATCCTCAAATTGAGCAATTGGAGATGGCAAAACAACCAGAGCCTGGAATGAAATTCGAAACCCTTGAAGATGCGCACAGGTTTTATAATACATATGCTCTCCTAACAGGTTTTGAGGCAAAGCGCGGTACAAATTACATGAGGAAGAAGTTTCACCTCATATGCAACAGGAGTGGTAAATCGAGGGCAACTCCGGACCTGCAGAGGAAGCGGAAGAGAAAATCTATAGAGAAGACAAATTGCCAAGCCAAGGTAATAGTGAAGCTCACTAAAGGCCAATGGGAGTTTACAACAGTTCGTAATGAGCATAACCATCCGCTCTGTCCAAGTGCTTCCCTCACAAAATTCTACTTGAGCCACAAACACATATCAACTGAAGAAAGGTCATTTCTGAAAGTTCTGCAACGAACTAGGATACCTCCAAATAAAGTTATGAAGATTTTTAGGAGAATGAGAGGCAGCTTTGGAAGCACACcattcaagaaaaaggatgggaccaatttactatgtgcagaacaacaTAGAAAAGAGAACTCAGATGTTGGAAGAATGTTGATGTACTTCAAAGAAAAGGAGCTTCAGgatccaagttttcaatgcatgaaGCAAACAGATGAAGACAACATAGTTCGGAGTGTTTTCTGGACTGATGCGAGGTCAAGGATGGATTATAAGATTTTTGGAGATTTCCTGTTGTTTGATACTACCTATACCACAGATAGGCATAACATGCTATTTGCTCCTATTATTGGAATAAATAACCATGGGAGAACCCTCTTGTTAGGATGCGCCTTGTTACATGACGAGAGCGCTGAAACTTACAAATGGATGTTCGAAACACTTTTGCATGTGATGGAAGACAAAATGCCAGTATCAATTATAACAAACCAGGATGAAGCTATGGCAAAAGCAATTGGAGAGGTCATGCCACAAGTAAGGCATCGGTTGTGCAAATGGGATGTACTGGAAAAGGCACAGCAAAATATTTCAGCCTTCATAGCAGAAAGTGGCAACATAAAAGCAGACCTGGATAGCTTGGTTGACAACTCACTGACAGAAAAAGAATTTGAAGAAGGGTGGGATGCACTCATTGAGAGATACGGTGCAAGTGAAAACGAGTACCTACAAATCTTGTGGCAAAGAAGGAAAAACTGGGTGCCTGTTTATTTCAGAGAAGATTTCTATCCATTTGTCCAATCACATGGATGTGACAAAGGGATGAACTTGTTATTCAATGACTATGTGCTTTCTATTGACAGAATAGAGAAGTTCATTGAAAGATATGAGGAGATACATAAGAATATAACTAAAACAGATGAAGAAGATAGACTGCAAACAGGAACTGTACCTTTATGCTTTTCATTGCAGCCAATAGAAAAGCATGCAGCTGATATTTACACAAGGCAAATATTTCTGAAAGTACAGAGAGAACTTCTCCACTCTACCGCTTTCAACGTGCAGGAGGTCCAAAGAGGGGCTGTGTACCGACTAAACAAGGTTTTCAACTATGAGAATCCAGAGTTTGATCGAAATAACTTTGAAGTGCAGGTTGAATCTGGCACCAATGCATTCAAATGCCAGTGCGCAAAGTTTACCAGGGATGGAGTACTGTGCTGCCACATATTCAGACTTTTCACACAGTTTGGAATCAATCAAATACCAGAGCAGTACATAGTGCCCAGATGGACTGAAAAATTCAGAGAAGAGAAGGAGAAACAGTACAAGGAAAAATGCTCCGAGCAGATGGACACTACAATGAGATACACAAATTTTATGACTAAAATGGCTGACCTCGGCAAAACAATATGCAGCGATGGCGCAAAATACGACGCATTCATGCTTGAAGTCGACAAGATTCAGGAGAACTTCGCAACGGCACAAAAATAA
- the LOC123110546 gene encoding protein FAR1-RELATED SEQUENCE 5 isoform X2 — MPPSPGADTQKFVMGDMVTELDEAGVRNAENSTEQREAYNVVDDEGSPVPLLMLPSGKEPVGNQSMTEGRLQPAGDNYQEPVGKQSMTEGTLQPAGDNDQDPSLDSIEKNTEGLLADGQDQQTNSVYHPLQQAEEENQLHDNVESNEMLRNYSSSETDSDSSSGSDSDSEVGKYFYPQIEQLEMAKQPEPGMKFETLEDAHRFYNTYALLTGFEAKRGTNYMRKKFHLICNRSGKSRATPDLQRKRKRKSIEKTNCQAKVIVKLTKGQWEFTTVRNEHNHPLCPSASLTKFYLSHKHISTEERSFLKVLQRTRIPPNKVMKIFRRMRGSFGSTPFKKKDGTNLLCAEQHRKENSDVGRMLMYFKEKELQDPSFQCMKQTDEDNIVRSVFWTDARSRMDYKIFGDFLLFDTTYTTDRHNMLFAPIIGINNHGRTLLLGCALLHDESAETYKWMFETLLHVMEDKMPVSIITNQDEAMAKAIGEVMPQVRHRLCKWDVLEKAQQNISAFIAESGNIKADLDSLVDNSLTEKEFEEGWDALIERYGASENEYLQILWQRRKNWVPVYFREDFYPFVQSHGCDKGMNLLFNDYVLSIDRIEKFIERYEEIHKNITKTDEEDRLQTGTVPLCFSLQPIEKHAADIYTRQIFLKVQRELLHSTAFNVQEVQRGAVYRLNKVFNYENPEFDRNNFEVQVESGTNAFKCQCAKFTRDGVLCCHIFRLFTQFGINQIPEQYIVPRWTEKFREEKEKQYKEKCSEQMDTTMRYTNFMTKMADLGKTICSDGAKYDAFMLEVDKIQENFATAQK, encoded by the exons atgccGCCGAGCCCTGGTGCTGATACCCAGAAG TTTGTGATGGGAGACATGGTTACGGAATTGGACGAGGCAGGAGTAAGAAATGCAGAGAACTCCACGGAACAGAGGGAGGCATACAATGTAGTTGACGATGAAGGTTCCCCTGTACCTCTACTAATGTTGCCTAGTGGAAAG GAACCTGTTGGCAACCAATCAATGACAGAAGGAAGACTGCAACCAGCCGGTGATAATTACCAG GAACCTGTTGGCAAACAATCAATGACAGAAGGAACACTACAACCAGCTGGTGATAATGATCAG GACCCATCTTTAGATAGTATTGAAAAGAATACAGAAGGACTACTGGCAGATGGACAGGATCAACAAACCAACTCAGTTTACCATCCACTGCAGCAAGCCGAAGAAGAAAACCAGTTACATGATAATGTGGAAAGCAACGAAATGCTAAGGAACTATAGCAGCAGTGAAACTGATTCAGACAGCAGCTCAGGGAGCGACTCAGATAGTGAAGTCGGAAAATACTTCTATCCTCAAATTGAGCAATTGGAGATGGCAAAACAACCAGAGCCTGGAATGAAATTCGAAACCCTTGAAGATGCGCACAGGTTTTATAATACATATGCTCTCCTAACAGGTTTTGAGGCAAAGCGCGGTACAAATTACATGAGGAAGAAGTTTCACCTCATATGCAACAGGAGTGGTAAATCGAGGGCAACTCCGGACCTGCAGAGGAAGCGGAAGAGAAAATCTATAGAGAAGACAAATTGCCAAGCCAAGGTAATAGTGAAGCTCACTAAAGGCCAATGGGAGTTTACAACAGTTCGTAATGAGCATAACCATCCGCTCTGTCCAAGTGCTTCCCTCACAAAATTCTACTTGAGCCACAAACACATATCAACTGAAGAAAGGTCATTTCTGAAAGTTCTGCAACGAACTAGGATACCTCCAAATAAAGTTATGAAGATTTTTAGGAGAATGAGAGGCAGCTTTGGAAGCACACcattcaagaaaaaggatgggaccaatttactatgtgcagaacaacaTAGAAAAGAGAACTCAGATGTTGGAAGAATGTTGATGTACTTCAAAGAAAAGGAGCTTCAGgatccaagttttcaatgcatgaaGCAAACAGATGAAGACAACATAGTTCGGAGTGTTTTCTGGACTGATGCGAGGTCAAGGATGGATTATAAGATTTTTGGAGATTTCCTGTTGTTTGATACTACCTATACCACAGATAGGCATAACATGCTATTTGCTCCTATTATTGGAATAAATAACCATGGGAGAACCCTCTTGTTAGGATGCGCCTTGTTACATGACGAGAGCGCTGAAACTTACAAATGGATGTTCGAAACACTTTTGCATGTGATGGAAGACAAAATGCCAGTATCAATTATAACAAACCAGGATGAAGCTATGGCAAAAGCAATTGGAGAGGTCATGCCACAAGTAAGGCATCGGTTGTGCAAATGGGATGTACTGGAAAAGGCACAGCAAAATATTTCAGCCTTCATAGCAGAAAGTGGCAACATAAAAGCAGACCTGGATAGCTTGGTTGACAACTCACTGACAGAAAAAGAATTTGAAGAAGGGTGGGATGCACTCATTGAGAGATACGGTGCAAGTGAAAACGAGTACCTACAAATCTTGTGGCAAAGAAGGAAAAACTGGGTGCCTGTTTATTTCAGAGAAGATTTCTATCCATTTGTCCAATCACATGGATGTGACAAAGGGATGAACTTGTTATTCAATGACTATGTGCTTTCTATTGACAGAATAGAGAAGTTCATTGAAAGATATGAGGAGATACATAAGAATATAACTAAAACAGATGAAGAAGATAGACTGCAAACAGGAACTGTACCTTTATGCTTTTCATTGCAGCCAATAGAAAAGCATGCAGCTGATATTTACACAAGGCAAATATTTCTGAAAGTACAGAGAGAACTTCTCCACTCTACCGCTTTCAACGTGCAGGAGGTCCAAAGAGGGGCTGTGTACCGACTAAACAAGGTTTTCAACTATGAGAATCCAGAGTTTGATCGAAATAACTTTGAAGTGCAGGTTGAATCTGGCACCAATGCATTCAAATGCCAGTGCGCAAAGTTTACCAGGGATGGAGTACTGTGCTGCCACATATTCAGACTTTTCACACAGTTTGGAATCAATCAAATACCAGAGCAGTACATAGTGCCCAGATGGACTGAAAAATTCAGAGAAGAGAAGGAGAAACAGTACAAGGAAAAATGCTCCGAGCAGATGGACACTACAATGAGATACACAAATTTTATGACTAAAATGGCTGACCTCGGCAAAACAATATGCAGCGATGGCGCAAAATACGACGCATTCATGCTTGAAGTCGACAAGATTCAGGAGAACTTCGCAACGGCACAAAAATAA